One Babylonia areolata isolate BAREFJ2019XMU chromosome 27, ASM4173473v1, whole genome shotgun sequence DNA window includes the following coding sequences:
- the LOC143301048 gene encoding angiogenic factor with G patch and FHA domains 1-like: protein MAAISKWFPPVELKLSLTRAVILPITTLRFEAFDVQKRSQEVKKNRTRRRQKAWRKACGFSSTESKEDVDRQIDVINRSLEVTGSWQPRLADHDVPSYRPLSPALPPTNPLCIRVVVLKSDDLDAGTFFLVTYPGGTVGREKDAWLHIPGEEVSPKHAAIQYCSRQQCYTVQDLGSHTGTFLNHVRLAGVTPLHHGSTLRVGSTEMLLHIHQGLVTCDQCEPGQVMAALKLSKTSAAKRPLLQSQEVKKNRTRRRQKAWRKACGFSSTESKEDVDRQIDVINRSLEVTGSWQPRLADHDVPSYRPLVQHTASVHTAISSSNKGSSMLHKMGWTPGKALGKKKRGLVEPINVKVRSVATAGLGSSSSVDLSLDQFMSVTMLNCLRTRQRYLAQDTDSDRTF, encoded by the exons ATGGCTGCTATCTCTAAGTGGTTCCCACCTGTTGAGCTCAAGTTGAGTCTGACTAGAGCTGTGATCCTGCCAATCACAACTCTGCGATTTGAAGCATTTGACGTGCAAAAACGG tcccaggAGGTCAAGAAGAATAGGACCCGGCGACGGCAGAAGGCGTGGCGTAAGGCCTGCGGATTCTCCTCCACGGAAAGCAAGGAGGACGTGGACCGACAGATTGACGTCATCAACAGGTCCCTGGAGGTGACGGGCTCGTGGCAACCCAGGCTTGCTGACCATGACGTGCCCAGTTATCGGCCCCTG tcTCCAGCACTGCCACCCACGAATCCTCTCTGCATCCGCGTGGTCGTTCTCAAGTCAGATGATCTTGACGCCGGGACGTTTTTCCTGGTAACGTACCCTGGCGGCACGGTGGGACGGGAGAAGGACGCGTGGCTCCACATCCCCGGTGAGGAGGTCAGCCCCAAGCACGCTGCCATCCAGTACTGCAGCCGGCAGCAGTGCTACACTGTGCAGGACTTGGGCAGCCACACCGGAACCTTCCTCAACCATGTCCGCCTGGCCGGGGTCACTCCACTACACCACGGCAGCACGCTTCGCGTGGGCAGCACGGAGATGCTGCTCCACATTCACCAGGGCCTGGTCACCTGCGACCAGTGTGAACCCGGACAGGTGATGGCGGCACTCAAGCTGTCCAAGACCTCAGCTGCAAAACGacctctgctgcagtcccaggAGGTCAAGAAGAATAGGACCCGGCGACGGCAGAAGGCGTGGCGTAAGGCCTGCGGATTCTCCTCCACGGAAAGCAAGGAGGACGTGGACCGACAGATTGACGTCATCAACAGGTCCCTGGAGGTGACGGGCTCGTGGCAACCCAGGCTTGCTGACCATGACGTGCCCAGTTATCGGCCCCTCGTGCAGCACACAGCCTCAGTGCACacagccatcagcagcagcaacaaaggcagcagcatgCTGCACAAGATGGGCTGGACACCAGGGAAGGCACTGGGCAAGAAGAAGCGAGGCCTGGTGGAGCCCATCAACGTCAAGGTCCGCTCTGTGGCCACAGCAGGACTGGGGTCCTCCTCTTCAGTGGACCTGTCCCTGGACCAGTTCATGTCGGTCACAATGCTGAACTGCCTGAGGACCCGACAGCGCTACCTGGCTCAGGACACGGACAGCGACAGGACCTTCTGA